Proteins from one Shumkonia mesophila genomic window:
- a CDS encoding carbohydrate ABC transporter permease — MILPTILVLAIVVGYPIIYTLVLSVQDYNLLNIDPAVFVGAENYRNILTDRIFWQSLANTAVYTFGSVGIATLIGLAMALLMENLGGAGFRVIRALLVTPWAVPFVVVAFLFRYMYAQKGGIINAMLTGLGIIDDPISWLNVASLAMPSVMVANIWAMAPFFFLLLSATLAGIPVEVIESARVDRTRTWSMIYHIKLPYLRNPLLIGSLLMIIANFNDFAKIWAMTQGGPGYSTSTLVIYVYRVAFENFEFGYASALGVLWLALLFIFALAYMRALRTD, encoded by the coding sequence ATGATCTTGCCCACGATCCTGGTGCTCGCCATCGTCGTCGGCTATCCGATCATCTACACCCTCGTCCTGTCGGTTCAGGACTACAACCTGCTGAACATCGACCCGGCGGTCTTCGTGGGCGCCGAGAATTACCGGAACATCCTGACCGACAGGATTTTCTGGCAATCGCTCGCCAATACGGCGGTCTATACCTTCGGCAGCGTGGGGATCGCGACGCTGATCGGCCTCGCCATGGCCCTGCTCATGGAGAACCTCGGCGGCGCCGGTTTCCGTGTCATCCGGGCCCTGCTGGTGACGCCGTGGGCGGTGCCGTTCGTCGTCGTCGCCTTCCTGTTCCGCTACATGTATGCGCAGAAGGGCGGCATCATCAACGCGATGCTGACCGGGCTCGGCATCATCGACGATCCCATATCGTGGCTCAACGTGGCGTCGCTCGCCATGCCTTCGGTGATGGTCGCCAACATCTGGGCGATGGCCCCGTTCTTCTTCCTGCTGCTCAGCGCGACGCTGGCCGGTATCCCCGTCGAGGTGATCGAGTCGGCACGGGTCGACCGGACGCGGACCTGGAGCATGATCTACCACATCAAGCTTCCGTACCTGCGCAATCCGCTGCTGATCGGCAGCCTGCTGATGATCATCGCCAACTTCAACGATTTCGCGAAGATCTGGGCGATGACCCAAGGCGGCCCGGGCTACAGCACGTCGACCCTGGTGATCTACGTCTACCGGGTCGCCTTCGAGAACTTCGAATTCGGCTATGCCTCGGCGCTCGGCGTCCTGTGGCTGGCATTGCTGTTCATCTTCGCGCTCGCGTACATGCGCGCTTTGCGGACGGATTGA
- a CDS encoding carbohydrate ABC transporter permease gives MTKQENGQKGFWRHSARVVQFVAIGFALLWTLAPVYWMLATSFKSELEATRLDPTLWPHDPTLANYIGLAGTSLPFPQFFLNTMVDCLLTAVIAVVIGTPAAYALSRAKFRLRKPFGYTVLIFRMLPMVVLLAPLYLMLLHARLLDTHFGLIVGFTTFGLPFAVWMIKSFIDAVPIEIEEAARVDGYPRWQVVLRVVVPLIVPGLLTTGTFVFMDAWNNLIYPLTFMTTLDKQTLPAALVLTFTGQFKTDWGGMMAAATVTTLPLMIAFFAVQRSMVRGLTAGAVAGA, from the coding sequence ATGACGAAACAGGAAAACGGCCAAAAAGGATTCTGGCGGCACTCCGCGCGCGTCGTCCAGTTCGTGGCCATCGGCTTCGCGCTTCTCTGGACGCTGGCACCGGTCTATTGGATGCTGGCGACGTCGTTCAAGTCCGAGCTTGAAGCGACGCGGCTCGATCCGACGCTTTGGCCCCACGACCCGACGCTGGCCAACTACATCGGGCTTGCCGGGACCAGCCTGCCGTTCCCACAGTTCTTCCTGAACACGATGGTGGACTGCCTGCTGACGGCGGTGATCGCGGTGGTCATCGGCACCCCGGCGGCCTATGCGCTGTCGCGGGCGAAATTCCGTTTGCGGAAGCCGTTCGGCTATACGGTGCTGATCTTCAGGATGTTGCCGATGGTCGTCCTGCTGGCGCCGCTCTATCTGATGCTGCTGCACGCGCGCCTTCTCGACACCCATTTCGGCCTCATCGTGGGGTTCACGACGTTCGGCCTGCCGTTCGCCGTATGGATGATCAAGAGCTTCATCGATGCCGTTCCCATCGAAATCGAGGAAGCGGCGCGCGTCGACGGCTATCCGCGTTGGCAGGTCGTTCTGCGCGTCGTCGTCCCGCTCATCGTCCCCGGCCTGCTGACCACCGGCACCTTCGTGTTCATGGATGCCTGGAACAACCTGATCTACCCCCTGACCTTCATGACGACGCTCGATAAGCAGACCCTTCCGGCCGCCCTGGTGCTCACCTTCACCGGGCAGTTCAAGACGGACTGGGGTGGCATGATGGCCGCCGCGACCGTGACGACACTGCCCCTCATGATAGCCTTCTTCGCCGTGCAACGCTCGATGGTGCGCGGCCTGACGGCGGGAGCGGTCGCCGGTGCCTGA
- a CDS encoding ABC transporter ATP-binding protein — translation MAKISLRSIEKRFGSVTVLKDCSLDISDREFIVLVGPSGSGKTTLLRIVAGLESISEGDIHFDDVRVNDVDVGDRDIAMVFQNYGLYPHMSVYDNMAFGLRRRNLPKAEIDGRVRRAADMLNIAPYLDRRPRQLSGGQRQRVALGRAIVRDPAVFLLDEPLSNLDAHLRVQMRSEILKVHRAVGATAIYVTHDQVEALTMGDRIVVMHEGRIQQVGTPDELYDLPVNRFVASFIGTPAMRFLSCRIERSGDGVVLDADLARIRLDAKKMKALERTASPSVTVGIRPERMTLVDGDEKDHAVVVRGTVDMVEMLGAEQYVHFVSGDATLNARVPREQHIKVGQPVAFATTCPHLFLFDDHTGVTLF, via the coding sequence ATGGCCAAGATTTCCCTCCGCAGTATCGAAAAGCGTTTCGGCTCGGTGACCGTTCTCAAGGACTGCAGTCTCGACATCTCCGACCGCGAATTCATCGTTCTGGTCGGACCGTCGGGATCCGGGAAAACCACGCTGCTGCGCATCGTCGCCGGTCTGGAGTCGATTTCCGAAGGTGACATCCATTTCGACGACGTCCGCGTCAACGACGTCGACGTCGGCGATCGCGACATCGCCATGGTCTTCCAGAACTACGGCCTCTATCCGCACATGTCGGTCTACGACAACATGGCCTTTGGCCTGCGCCGGCGCAATCTGCCCAAGGCCGAGATCGACGGCCGCGTCAGGCGTGCCGCGGATATGCTCAATATCGCGCCGTATCTGGACCGCCGGCCACGGCAACTCTCGGGCGGACAGCGACAGCGCGTCGCCCTTGGCCGCGCCATCGTCCGCGACCCCGCGGTGTTCCTGCTCGACGAGCCGCTTTCCAATCTCGATGCCCACCTTAGGGTCCAGATGCGTTCCGAGATCCTGAAGGTCCATCGGGCCGTCGGGGCGACGGCGATCTACGTGACCCACGACCAGGTCGAGGCCCTGACCATGGGCGATCGCATCGTCGTCATGCACGAGGGGCGCATCCAGCAGGTGGGAACGCCGGACGAACTCTACGATCTGCCGGTCAATCGGTTCGTCGCCTCGTTCATCGGGACGCCGGCCATGCGTTTCCTGTCGTGCCGGATCGAACGATCGGGCGATGGGGTGGTGCTCGACGCCGATCTGGCGCGCATCCGCCTCGACGCGAAAAAGATGAAGGCCCTGGAACGGACGGCGTCGCCATCGGTCACCGTCGGCATCCGTCCCGAGCGCATGACCCTTGTCGACGGCGATGAAAAGGATCACGCCGTCGTCGTTCGCGGCACCGTGGACATGGTCGAGATGCTCGGCGCCGAGCAATATGTGCATTTCGTGTCGGGCGATGCGACGCTCAACGCCCGGGTGCCCAGGGAACAGCATATCAAGGTCGGCCAGCCCGTCGCCTTCGCGACGACATGCCCCCATCTGTTCCTGTTCGATGACCATACTGGTGTGACGCTCTTCTAG
- a CDS encoding HpcH/HpaI aldolase family protein, translating to MPLPINAFKKGLTARNKMLGVWAISGSAVVAEALGFCGYDFVVLDMEHAPNDVPRILALLQAVAGTPAASVVRLPWNDAVVVKQVLDCGVQTIMFPYIQTADDARRAVAATRYPPDGVRGVAGMSRATRYGSVPDYFRVAAGELCVVVQIETAEAVGNLQAIADVDGVDCLFVGPNDLSASLGRAGQTDHPEVRAKLAEAVGMCADLGKPCGILAANAARADEYLDMGYNWVAAGSDLGLLLTTARQNLKDLRAGA from the coding sequence ATGCCCCTGCCGATAAACGCTTTCAAGAAAGGCCTGACCGCCCGCAACAAGATGCTCGGCGTGTGGGCAATAAGCGGAAGCGCCGTCGTCGCGGAAGCGCTTGGCTTCTGCGGCTATGATTTCGTGGTGCTCGACATGGAGCACGCACCGAACGACGTGCCGCGCATCCTGGCCCTGCTTCAGGCGGTCGCCGGGACGCCCGCCGCGTCGGTCGTCCGCTTGCCGTGGAACGACGCGGTCGTCGTCAAGCAAGTGCTCGACTGCGGCGTCCAAACCATCATGTTTCCGTACATCCAGACGGCCGACGACGCGCGGCGCGCCGTCGCTGCCACCCGCTATCCGCCGGACGGCGTGCGCGGCGTCGCCGGCATGAGCCGCGCGACACGCTATGGCAGCGTGCCCGATTACTTCCGGGTCGCCGCCGGCGAACTGTGCGTCGTGGTCCAGATCGAAACGGCCGAAGCGGTCGGCAACCTGCAGGCGATCGCCGACGTGGACGGCGTCGACTGCCTGTTCGTCGGCCCCAACGACCTGTCGGCGAGCCTGGGCCGCGCCGGCCAGACCGATCACCCCGAGGTCCGGGCCAAGCTGGCCGAGGCTGTCGGGATGTGCGCGGATTTGGGGAAACCCTGCGGGATCCTGGCGGCGAACGCCGCCCGCGCGGACGAGTATCTCGACATGGGCTACAACTGGGTTGCAGCCGGCTCGGACCTCGGCCTGCTGCTGACCACCGCCCGGCAGAACCTCAAGGATCTGCGGGCGGGGGCGTGA
- a CDS encoding DUF6088 family protein, translating into MNTLATTILAHTEKLPEGAPICAKELLHLGGRAAVDQALSRLVKRGHLLRVGRGVYVRPVEGRFGARPPSTSQVVEAFAGLKGETVVPHGAAAANRLGLTSQVPIRAVYLTSGPSRRLTVGSQTIELRHAPRWQFVLAGRRSGEVLHALAWLGPERVGEALAVLKRKLPRSEWEEIASVRSILPTWLAEEVSEIIVNG; encoded by the coding sequence ATGAACACGCTGGCCACGACAATCCTCGCGCACACCGAGAAACTTCCGGAAGGGGCGCCAATCTGCGCCAAGGAGTTGCTGCATCTGGGCGGCCGGGCCGCCGTGGATCAGGCGCTGTCCCGCCTGGTCAAGCGCGGCCATCTGCTGCGGGTCGGGCGTGGCGTCTATGTGCGGCCGGTGGAGGGCCGGTTCGGCGCACGCCCGCCGTCGACCTCGCAGGTCGTCGAGGCCTTTGCCGGTCTCAAGGGGGAGACGGTGGTTCCTCACGGCGCCGCAGCCGCGAACCGGCTCGGCCTGACGTCGCAGGTGCCCATTCGCGCAGTCTATCTCACGTCCGGGCCGAGCCGGCGACTGACTGTCGGTTCCCAGACCATCGAGCTTCGCCATGCGCCCCGCTGGCAGTTTGTGCTTGCCGGCCGTCGGTCCGGCGAGGTTCTTCACGCCTTGGCATGGCTCGGACCGGAGCGGGTCGGCGAGGCTCTCGCCGTACTCAAGCGCAAGCTGCCCAGATCGGAGTGGGAGGAAATCGCCTCGGTGCGATCCATCCTTCCGACTTGGCTCGCCGAAGAGGTCAGCGAGATCATCGTGAATGGCTGA
- a CDS encoding ABC transporter substrate-binding protein — protein MFGFSKHEHLFGMAAASLLALAATTAHAQSGKITLTFANWASAEGATRPGIEKVIADFEAANPNVKINSEAISFSEIARQLVLRVRSGNPPDVAQVAGNDTILVATTGGVEPLDAYVGTEFKSTLKPDALNGLTVDGKLIALPWNQAPAGLWYNKTILKQAGLDPDNPPATIDALMAAMAAIKKSHPDVIPLGVDTTNRAFSMSSNWPWMRTFGAKPIGADATGATSKEMKAYLSWMREIAQKGYIDPGRKIGEFRPLIAQGKVAFLWDQVLVQGVIQSTNKMSDADFYKTYGVTVMPAGPSGKPASFEGGHQLVMFANSKNKDAAWAFMKYLATSPEAIRNYTVSYNASLPPLANVTDAPLRAQLDTPIFNAYRDKIIPTLTPQPYGAKFAAAATAVMAGVQEAVTGTKPIDDIAQSIQEQLDRR, from the coding sequence ATGTTTGGATTCAGCAAGCACGAGCATTTGTTCGGAATGGCGGCGGCATCCCTTCTCGCCCTGGCCGCCACGACGGCCCATGCCCAGAGCGGAAAGATCACCCTGACCTTCGCCAACTGGGCGTCGGCCGAAGGGGCCACCCGGCCGGGGATCGAAAAAGTCATTGCCGACTTCGAGGCCGCCAACCCCAACGTCAAGATCAACAGCGAGGCGATTTCGTTCTCGGAAATCGCCCGCCAGCTGGTTCTGCGGGTGCGCTCGGGCAATCCGCCCGATGTCGCCCAGGTTGCGGGCAACGACACCATCCTGGTGGCGACCACCGGCGGCGTCGAGCCGCTCGATGCCTACGTCGGCACCGAGTTCAAGTCGACGCTGAAGCCCGACGCCCTGAACGGGCTTACGGTCGACGGCAAACTGATCGCCCTGCCCTGGAATCAGGCGCCGGCCGGCCTCTGGTACAACAAGACGATCCTGAAACAGGCCGGGCTGGATCCCGACAACCCGCCGGCGACCATCGACGCGCTGATGGCGGCCATGGCCGCCATCAAGAAGAGCCACCCGGACGTCATCCCGCTGGGCGTCGATACGACCAATCGCGCCTTCTCGATGAGCTCCAACTGGCCGTGGATGCGCACCTTCGGCGCAAAGCCGATCGGCGCGGATGCCACCGGCGCCACCTCGAAGGAGATGAAGGCGTATCTGTCGTGGATGCGTGAGATCGCGCAAAAGGGCTATATCGACCCCGGCCGCAAGATCGGCGAATTCCGTCCGCTGATCGCCCAGGGCAAGGTAGCCTTCCTGTGGGATCAGGTCCTGGTGCAGGGCGTGATCCAGAGCACCAACAAGATGTCCGACGCCGATTTCTACAAGACCTACGGCGTCACGGTTATGCCGGCCGGGCCGAGCGGCAAGCCGGCTTCCTTCGAGGGCGGCCACCAGCTCGTCATGTTCGCCAACAGCAAGAACAAGGACGCGGCCTGGGCATTCATGAAGTACCTGGCGACGTCGCCGGAAGCCATCCGCAACTATACGGTCAGCTATAACGCATCGCTGCCGCCACTGGCCAACGTGACCGACGCCCCGCTTCGCGCCCAGCTCGACACGCCGATCTTCAACGCCTACCGCGACAAGATCATCCCGACGCTGACGCCGCAGCCCTACGGGGCGAAGTTCGCCGCGGCGGCGACGGCGGTGATGGCCGGCGTCCAGGAGGCGGTGACCGGCACCAAGCCAATCGACGACATCGCGCAGTCCATCCAGGAACAGCTGGACCGTCGATGA
- a CDS encoding nucleotidyl transferase AbiEii/AbiGii toxin family protein, translating into MAEAFLQLSVRDQRDALEFAAAAGGRPVHLLEKDVWVVWALATLFSSPIAKHLVFKGGTSLSKVYAAIRRFSEDIDLTYDIRELIPDLIGDRGEALPPNRSQEKRWTHEVRARLPQWIAETVVPELRKAIDREHLPATLRSEEEKVFIDYERLVAGSGYVSPSVMLEFGARSTGEPSEVRRIGCDAADHLKTLTFPEASPRVMRAERTFWEKATAVHVFCLQRRLRGDRVARHWHDLIRLDDAGYADAALRDRELALAVARHKAMFFAEKDAEGRAIDYTAAVTGNICLVPEGAAQEALADDYRRMVDDGLLLDDEEAFEVLIERCRSLERKANA; encoded by the coding sequence ATGGCTGAGGCGTTCCTCCAGCTCTCTGTTCGGGACCAGCGGGACGCCCTGGAGTTTGCCGCTGCGGCCGGCGGGCGGCCGGTGCACCTGCTTGAGAAGGATGTCTGGGTCGTCTGGGCGCTTGCCACGCTCTTCTCCTCGCCAATCGCCAAGCATCTGGTCTTCAAAGGCGGAACCTCGCTCTCCAAGGTTTACGCGGCGATCCGCCGGTTCTCCGAAGACATAGACCTCACCTACGACATCCGGGAACTGATCCCGGACCTGATCGGCGATCGCGGCGAGGCGCTCCCGCCCAACCGAAGCCAGGAGAAGAGGTGGACCCACGAAGTCCGCGCCCGCCTCCCGCAGTGGATCGCCGAGACCGTTGTTCCCGAACTGCGCAAGGCGATTGATCGCGAGCACCTGCCGGCAACCCTGCGCTCCGAGGAAGAAAAGGTGTTCATCGACTATGAACGGTTGGTGGCCGGCTCGGGCTATGTCAGCCCGTCGGTCATGCTCGAATTTGGCGCAAGGTCGACCGGCGAGCCTTCTGAGGTTCGCAGGATCGGCTGCGATGCTGCCGATCACCTCAAGACCCTGACCTTCCCCGAGGCGTCGCCGCGCGTCATGCGCGCCGAGCGAACCTTCTGGGAGAAGGCCACGGCCGTTCATGTCTTTTGTCTCCAGCGCCGGCTGCGAGGCGATCGGGTCGCCCGGCACTGGCATGACCTCATTCGCCTGGACGATGCCGGCTACGCCGACGCAGCGTTACGGGACCGCGAACTCGCCCTGGCGGTGGCGCGGCACAAGGCGATGTTTTTCGCGGAGAAGGACGCCGAGGGCCGAGCCATCGACTACACCGCGGCCGTAACCGGGAATATCTGTCTTGTTCCTGAAGGAGCCGCGCAAGAGGCGCTGGCCGACGACTACCGGCGCATGGTCGACGACGGGTTGCTGCTCGACGATGAGGAGGCTTTCGAAGTCCTGATCGAGCGCTGTCGGAGCCTGGAGCGAAAGGCCAATGCCTAA
- a CDS encoding SDR family NAD(P)-dependent oxidoreductase, whose translation MPDPHSSVQGARRFDGMTALVTGAAGGIGRAVAGRLAREGCRVMLTGRNGAGLDEAAKVLSAFSDVAALKTDLTNAADRDALVPAVVQRWGRIDVLINNAADHGSRVPFLKTDDAEWERVFATNVTAAAALSRAAARDMALRGMGAIVNVGSVQADLPVPTYSAYVASKGAILTLTRTLAVELAPHGIRVNMVTPGVIATDAFLANLANARHQAGTTAALLGRHGTADELAAAVAFMASPEASFVTGAVLTVDGGRSISRRLDPFQVEYGEPASTSDGHS comes from the coding sequence GTGCCTGATCCTCATTCATCAGTTCAGGGGGCCCGACGCTTCGACGGCATGACGGCCCTCGTCACCGGCGCCGCCGGCGGCATCGGACGCGCCGTCGCCGGCCGTCTGGCGCGCGAAGGCTGCCGGGTCATGTTGACCGGCCGCAACGGGGCTGGATTGGACGAGGCGGCGAAGGTGCTGTCGGCCTTTTCCGACGTCGCCGCCCTCAAGACCGATCTGACCAACGCGGCCGACCGCGACGCCCTAGTGCCGGCCGTCGTCCAACGCTGGGGCCGCATCGATGTCCTGATCAACAATGCCGCCGATCACGGCTCGCGGGTTCCCTTTCTGAAAACCGATGACGCGGAATGGGAACGCGTGTTTGCCACCAATGTGACGGCTGCGGCGGCTCTTTCGCGTGCCGCGGCGCGCGACATGGCTCTCCGTGGCATGGGGGCCATTGTCAACGTCGGTTCGGTCCAGGCGGATCTGCCGGTGCCCACCTACTCGGCCTACGTGGCCAGCAAGGGCGCCATCCTGACCCTGACGCGCACCCTGGCCGTCGAACTGGCGCCGCATGGAATCCGGGTGAACATGGTGACGCCCGGCGTCATCGCCACCGACGCCTTTCTGGCCAATCTGGCCAATGCCCGCCACCAAGCCGGAACGACCGCGGCGTTGCTCGGGCGGCACGGCACGGCGGATGAGTTGGCGGCGGCGGTCGCCTTCATGGCTTCGCCCGAGGCCTCCTTCGTGACCGGGGCGGTGCTAACCGTCGACGGCGGGCGCAGCATCAGCCGCCGCCTCGATCCGTTCCAGGTCGAATACGGCGAACCCGCCAGTACAAGCGATGGACATTCCTGA
- a CDS encoding GntR family transcriptional regulator: MDLERLNRPVSLTEMALRELRNAIIDGRLKLGDRFSEARLSKMLGISKTPVREALQELRREGLVQIDPQRGTTIFRIEDSEVDQITEFRQILEITAARRILAGDRAPTCRKLRAIVEAMGKALERKEIMAYRLLDAELHQVLIDDCGNNYIVNAYGLISAKVGALRTRAHDDREVVDRSAGMHALIVEKMEAGDTETFCRLLVQHIQNAGRDYRSWLDRRRAEEGATDQAAIEAETPGA; this comes from the coding sequence TTGGACCTGGAAAGACTCAACCGACCGGTGTCACTGACCGAGATGGCGCTCCGCGAGCTGCGCAACGCCATCATCGACGGCCGGCTGAAACTGGGTGACCGCTTTTCCGAGGCGCGGCTCTCGAAGATGCTCGGCATCAGCAAGACGCCGGTACGCGAGGCGTTGCAGGAGCTTCGCCGCGAAGGCCTGGTGCAGATCGATCCGCAGCGCGGCACGACGATCTTCCGCATCGAGGATTCGGAGGTCGACCAGATCACGGAATTCCGCCAAATCCTGGAAATCACCGCGGCGAGGCGGATTCTCGCCGGCGACCGCGCGCCGACCTGCCGCAAGTTGCGCGCCATCGTCGAGGCCATGGGCAAGGCGCTCGAGCGCAAGGAAATCATGGCCTACCGCCTGCTCGACGCCGAGCTTCACCAGGTCCTGATCGACGACTGCGGCAACAATTACATCGTCAATGCCTACGGATTGATTTCGGCGAAGGTCGGCGCCCTGCGCACGCGGGCCCACGACGACCGCGAGGTGGTCGACCGGTCGGCCGGCATGCACGCGCTCATCGTCGAGAAAATGGAAGCGGGCGACACGGAGACCTTTTGCCGGCTTCTCGTGCAGCACATCCAGAACGCCGGGCGCGACTACCGATCCTGGCTTGACAGGCGGCGGGCCGAGGAGGGCGCCACCGACCAGGCCGCGATCGAAGCCGAAACGCCGGGAGCCTAG
- the dgoD gene encoding galactonate dehydratase, which produces MPRISEITTFRVPPRWIFVKVSTDDGRTGWGESIIPKRAGAVVAAIADMAANLKGMDANRIEDIALRLRKGAFFRHGPVLATAAAGIEQALWDIKGKANGLPVHEFLGGSVRNRLRAYAWIGGDSPADVVGHARTRTEQGFTAVKMNATGVIERIGDLAAIDAAVARMAALRDAFGNDLDVALDFHGRVPRSALKPLLAELEPYRPMWIEEPLTPENEDTFKVLAQAARSIPIATGERLTSRWEFKRVLDSGAVDIIQPDVSMTGLFEMEKIARLAEIYDVAVAPHCPNGPISLAASLQVGFCCANIVIQEQSLGLHYHAGYAGLPPGDLLDYVVDPGPLSVVDGAFQANPAPGLGIALDEKTVTSRDGEWRLPDADWTHADGTYAEW; this is translated from the coding sequence ATGCCCCGCATTTCCGAGATCACCACCTTCCGCGTTCCGCCGCGATGGATCTTCGTCAAGGTGTCGACCGATGACGGCCGCACTGGATGGGGCGAGTCCATTATCCCCAAACGGGCGGGCGCCGTCGTCGCGGCCATCGCCGATATGGCGGCGAACCTGAAGGGAATGGATGCGAACCGCATCGAGGATATTGCCCTGCGGCTGCGCAAAGGGGCGTTTTTCCGCCACGGACCGGTCCTGGCGACCGCGGCGGCCGGCATCGAACAGGCGCTGTGGGACATCAAGGGCAAGGCCAACGGGCTTCCCGTCCACGAATTCCTGGGCGGCAGTGTCCGGAATCGGCTGCGCGCCTATGCGTGGATCGGCGGCGACAGCCCCGCCGATGTCGTCGGGCACGCGCGGACGCGCACCGAGCAGGGCTTCACGGCGGTGAAGATGAACGCCACCGGCGTCATCGAGCGCATCGGCGACCTAGCCGCGATCGATGCGGCGGTGGCCCGCATGGCCGCCTTGCGGGACGCCTTCGGCAACGACCTCGATGTCGCCCTCGATTTTCACGGCCGCGTTCCCCGGTCGGCCTTGAAGCCGCTGCTGGCTGAATTGGAGCCCTACCGCCCGATGTGGATCGAGGAACCCCTGACGCCGGAAAACGAGGATACGTTCAAGGTGCTGGCCCAGGCGGCAAGGTCGATCCCGATTGCCACCGGCGAACGTCTGACCTCCCGATGGGAGTTCAAGCGCGTTCTCGACAGCGGCGCCGTCGACATCATCCAGCCCGACGTTTCGATGACCGGCCTGTTCGAGATGGAGAAGATCGCCCGGTTGGCGGAAATCTACGACGTCGCGGTGGCGCCGCATTGTCCCAACGGCCCCATATCGCTGGCCGCCTCGCTGCAGGTCGGGTTCTGCTGCGCCAACATCGTCATCCAGGAGCAGAGCCTCGGCCTTCACTATCACGCCGGCTATGCCGGCCTTCCCCCCGGCGATCTCCTCGACTACGTCGTCGATCCCGGGCCGCTGAGCGTGGTCGACGGGGCGTTCCAGGCCAACCCGGCACCGGGTCTGGGCATCGCGCTGGACGAGAAAACCGTAACGTCGCGGGATGGGGAATGGCGGCTGCCCGACGCCGACTGGACCCACGCCGACGGCACCTACGCCGAATGGTGA
- a CDS encoding SMP-30/gluconolactonase/LRE family protein, which produces MRVLTPDVETIGEARALLGEGVIWQPETKTVLWVDIVGRRVIETDPATGAAKEWPFPEQTAFVQPAADGTWLVGQQRGIVRFDPASGRTTPFVDIEADDPATRTNDAACDPAGRLVVGTMRLPEAGLAPVGSLYRVTGDGNVTVLDSGLYVPNGIAFSPDGRIAYWADTYKTRRQIWSADHDPDSGRLGPKRPFATIAEADGRPDGAAVDAAGCYWVAAVWGWQLLRFTPKGTVDLAVRLPVQRPTKLAFGGPDLTTIFVVSIADDDGAGPAKANPSMAGRLLALNLGIAGLPPVRFRGVGRSN; this is translated from the coding sequence ATGAGGGTGCTGACACCCGACGTCGAGACCATCGGCGAGGCGCGCGCCCTTTTGGGCGAAGGCGTCATCTGGCAACCCGAGACGAAGACGGTCCTTTGGGTCGACATCGTCGGCCGGCGGGTCATCGAGACCGATCCGGCGACCGGTGCGGCAAAGGAGTGGCCGTTTCCCGAACAAACGGCCTTCGTGCAACCGGCCGCCGACGGGACCTGGCTGGTCGGCCAGCAAAGGGGAATCGTGCGGTTCGATCCGGCGAGCGGGCGGACGACGCCCTTCGTCGACATCGAGGCCGACGACCCGGCGACGCGGACCAACGATGCGGCCTGCGACCCGGCGGGCCGCCTCGTCGTCGGAACCATGCGCCTGCCGGAAGCCGGCCTGGCCCCCGTCGGCAGTCTCTATCGCGTCACCGGAGACGGCAACGTCACGGTGCTGGACTCGGGCCTCTACGTTCCCAACGGCATCGCCTTCAGTCCGGACGGCCGCATCGCCTATTGGGCCGATACCTATAAGACGCGGCGCCAGATCTGGTCCGCCGACCACGACCCGGACAGCGGCCGCCTGGGACCGAAGCGGCCCTTCGCGACGATCGCCGAGGCCGATGGACGGCCCGACGGCGCGGCCGTCGATGCCGCCGGATGCTATTGGGTGGCCGCCGTCTGGGGATGGCAACTCCTGCGCTTCACGCCAAAGGGAACGGTCGATCTCGCCGTCCGCCTTCCCGTCCAGCGGCCGACCAAGCTGGCCTTCGGCGGACCGGATCTGACGACCATCTTCGTCGTATCGATCGCCGACGATGACGGCGCGGGACCGGCAAAAGCGAACCCATCCATGGCTGGCCGCCTTCTTGCGCTGAACCTGGGGATCGCCGGCCTTCCGCCGGTTCGTTTCCGAGGTGTCGGAAGGTCAAACTGA